Below is a window of Halanaerobiaceae bacterium ANBcell28 DNA.
TCTTACAAACTTTACAAAGGTATTGACCACGACCGCCAGTATTATCATAAAGATAAATGTGTGGAGCACCACATCGAGGGCAGGTCACTGATTTAGGAACTTTGTATTTGGCATTACGCCTATTAATTGGCTTAAGAACTTTACCATGTTTCTGTTGATAATCAAAGATTAGTTCTTGATAATCCAGCTTTTCCAGGACTTTAATAATAGGTAAGTCATCAACTTGCAGATGATGATACTTTTTGCTAATAGGTACTTCATCTTTGGGCATGAAGTCTTTACTAACAAGCAAAGTCATGAGATAACAAATAATATGATATTGAATTTGAATATAAACTAATAAGATTTTAATAACTTGTTTCAAAGTTTGTCACCGCCTTTTCAATTTGTGGTTTAAAAAGGTAATTATACAACCTAAATATACCTCAAAATGAGGGGGGTGACAAGTATTTAAGCTCAAATCCCTACTAGAATAGGGTTTTGACAATATATTTTAAAAGATTTTTTTACAATACGTAATAAAAAGGAGTGAGTAATATATGAAACATGATACTGATAATATTATAGGTTTAATAAATACAAAATATCAGTACTACTTATTAGGAATACCTTATTCTACATTTTTAATTTACTGGTTTGGTTTGATAAACCATTTTTATGCAAGAAATTCTAAATGGGGTAATAAGTTTTCACTTAAAGTAGGTGGATTACTAGTTTTGGTTATAATGATGAATCTTTTTTTGGGAGAAATTATTGGCTTAAATGATATAGCTTTCTTTTCAGGTGATATATTATTTGCTAGAGATACTCCGAAATTAGGTATTATACCCTATACCAGCTATTTGTTTTTAACTCCAATTTCTGTATATGCAATAAAATTGCAAGAAAAAGAGTTTTGTTTTGAAAAAAAAGAAAATAGTAAATAAAAGAAAGCGAATTATTAAATAATATAGTTTGAGAGCAACAAATTATAAGATATAATAATTACAGATAGTGAAGCTATAAAGGAAGTTGAAGGGGCGTATGAAGTGATTAGGGATTAAGTCTTATAATAATACAATTAGCAATCTCTAGAAGAGAAAGAATTATTCTTGAAATTGATATAAACAGTTAAATGAAAAATTTATTGAATAAGATATGCTTGTACAATGAGCATATCTTATTTTTAAATATTTATATAATAAGGAACGTAATAAATCAACTTATACAGGCAAGTAATAGGAATTCCATTATGATGTAATGGTAATCTCTTAAAAGAAGGATATGATGGCAACTTTGCAGAATATCAATATAACTATGAAAACAGACTTACACAAGTAAGTAATCTAAGTAATAATCATAAGCTTTTTGCAGGAGAACATCCTTTTACAGGAACAATTGAATATGCCTATGATGCCTTGAATAGGAGGATCAGTAAAGAATTGACTCCTGGTAATGGTGGCAGGATTGAAGTAAGTGGCTATTATTATGATGGACTAGGTGTAAATGTACTGGCAGAGTATCAGAACTTAGTGAATAATAGCCAGGGTAATAACAGAGGAAACAATAATTAAAATAATACAGTACAAATAGATTATATTAATGAATATTTCTATGGTCATAGTCTTGTAGCTTTCAATAACTTCAAGAATCCAAATCCACGTAATCCAAGAGAAGATATTAATTTCTATCATAAAGATGGACTAGGTTCAATGACTATGATAACAGGTAAAAATTCTAATGTAGTAGAAAGATACAGCTATGATGTCTATGGTAATCCATATCAGGGTCGTTTTAGTAATATGCAGAAGAACAATCCTTATGGATTTACAGGACAGAGATTTGAAGCAGAAACCTGGATGTAATCTTTTGCTTATCGGACATATAACCCGGTGAGTAAGAGATGGATGACTCCTGATCCTATCCGTGATGGTATGAACTGGTATCAGTATGTGAGTTCTGATCCTGTTAATTTGTGGGATCCATTGGGGTTGTGTGCTGAGGATTATGATGAGAATGTAGGTAACAATCTTGTTTTAAGCGATGAAGGCCTTAACTTTATTGCAGGATATGAAGGATTTTCAGCATATATATATGAAGATCAAGGTGGTTTACCTACTATAGGGTATGGGCATTTAATTCAACCTGGCGAAACTTTTTATGAACCAATGACCGAAGAAGAAGGATTAGAATTATTAAGAACAGATGTTATAAGATTTGAAGAAGCTGTTAATGAGGCTGTTACGGTTGATCTAGAACAACATGAATTTGATGCTTGTGTAAGCTTGGCGTTTAATATAGGAGATAATGCATTTAGGAACTCTAACGCGGTAAGAGAATTAAACAGTGTCGATTTAGAAGCTATGGAAAGGGAATGGAGAGAATGGAGATTAGTAAATGGTCAAGTCAGTCAAGGCTTGGTAAACAGAAGAAGCGATGAATTAGAAATGTTCTTTGAAGGTGATTATAATAGAAATCATTTTTAAAGTTACATTGCGTTAGTAGTTGCTATGTAATTGTGATCTATCTAATAAAAACTGGAGGTTATTATGAAAAAGATATATATTTATATTGTTTTATTCATCTTATTTACTTGTTTTAGTTCTATTTCTTCTTTTGCTAAGTCACCATATTCATTAATTTATAATGGAAAGGTAAATAATTCAAATATTTCTATGGAAATAATTGTTGAAGGAAATAATTTGATTGGCTCCATTCATTATGAAAAATATGATCAAATACTTGATTTAGAAGGTTTAATAGAAGAATATGAATACATATTGTTGAAAGAATATAACAAT
It encodes the following:
- a CDS encoding transposase encodes the protein MKQVIKILLVYIQIQYHIICYLMTLLVSKDFMPKDEVPISKKYHHLQVDDLPIIKVLEKLDYQELIFDYQQKHGKVLKPINRRNAKYKVPKSVTCPRCGAPHIYLYDNTGGRGQYLCKVCK
- a CDS encoding lysozyme, which gives rise to MCAEDYDENVGNNLVLSDEGLNFIAGYEGFSAYIYEDQGGLPTIGYGHLIQPGETFYEPMTEEEGLELLRTDVIRFEEAVNEAVTVDLEQHEFDACVSLAFNIGDNAFRNSNAVRELNSVDLEAMEREWREWRLVNGQVSQGLVNRRSDELEMFFEGDYNRNHF